The following is a genomic window from Desulfobacterales bacterium.
TATGTTCAAGATAAGCCCGAAGCTGATCTGCAATCCAGGACGGGAAATTAGCGCCTTGAAAAATCTGCGCAATTTCCTCATCCGGTATGTCGGATTTTGCCAGCTCTTTGAGATTATTTTCTTCGATAAAGGCATCAAAGCCTTCAGTGGTGACCACCAGCGTTTGGGGAACCAGAATGCTGACATCCTCAAATTTTTTCTGAATAGCTGGCAGTCGCTGCAGCAAATTGGCGATAAACGCCAGCCCCCGGGCCTTTCCGCCCAGAGACCCTTTGCCGATCTTAAAAAACTCTGTGGACGGATCAAAATCGCCGGAGTCAAAGTCGATCACCACCCCTTTTTGCCGCCGCTGGCGCCAGCTTTGAATCATGGAAATCAGATAGTTGCGGTGGCTTTCAACACTGGCAAAGTCATCATAGCGTAAGGGACGAATTTTAGATGCCAGGACGATTTCGGTCCGCGCAAACAACCATCTGGATAAATCATTGCGACTGCAATGATGCACAAAACTGTCTTCGGGAACGGTCGCCAACAGTTCTTCGAATTTCCGCAGGTTATGAGCGCGGGTAATTTCGCGGCCATCGGGTTTACGAAAGACAAAGTCTCCGAACCCCAGCTGATCCACAAAAAACGAGCGAACTTCAGCATGCAGACTGGGCGAGTTTTTATCGACAAAAGCGGCCGGAATGTCTTTTGCTTTTTCGGCATTGGAAGATTCCGAGCTGGTGAGCAACAGCGGGATGTCAAAGCGTTCTTTTTTGATCTGCAATAAAAAAGTGACCCCGGCATTTTCATCAAGGACACCATTGCGCGGAAAACGAACATCCGAAATCACACCCAGGATGTAAGGCTCAAATTTTTTAAAAAGTCGCAAGGCATCCTCAAAACTTTCGGCCACCAGTATTTTAGGCCGTGCCCGCATGGTCAGCAGTTTGTGTTCTTCATGGTGACGATATTCCATTATGGCCTGGGTCTGACTGACCAGTTCTTTGTAAAGCACCGGCAACAATGAGGAAATATATGTTGGTGAGTCCTCCACAAATAGAATGACCCGGATACCGGCAAATCCGGCATCGTGCTCAACGTTTAAACGGTCTTCAGCGCTTTTAACCAGGGCCACTAGGATATCGGTGTTGCCTGACCACACAAAGCATTGGTCAATTCCGGGCGGGCGGCTAAAATCCAGCAGGCATTTCTGCGCGGGCGATGGCAAAGAATCATGAGCCAACAAAACCACTGGCAGATCGGGAGCCTTTTTCTTGATTTCTTCGCCCAGGGTAAAGACATCCATATCCGCCAGTTGGCTCATGGTGATGACCATGTCAAATTTCTTAAGATTTAGCATGGCCAGGGCTTCCTGGGCTTTAGAAACCCAGGTAAAACGGGGCGGATTGCTCAGGTTCAGGCCACGATATTCATTAATGATGCGTTCTGACAGGCGGCAGTCTTCTTCAAGAATCCAGGCATCATACGGGGTGGAGACCAGCAAAATATCCCTGACCTTGAGGGCCATCAATTCATGAAAAAGTTTAAACCGCGGGTCAAAATCTTCGGCAAAGCTTTCAATTTCTAACGCCATATGTTTACCTACCATAAAAACGTAAGACGTACTATGTTGGTATTGTAAACTGGAAGCTACTCGGAATATAAATGATCACTTAATCAGTTTGCCCGTTAGCCAGTTTAGCCGGTTAGACCCGTTAAAAAAAGGAATAATATTTGTTTTTTATTTTACAGGTCAACGGGCTAACGGGTAACGGGCTTAACCTGTACATCTTTGAGATCGGTTTTGGTTACGCCACAGCACATCATGTTACCTGTAAACATGTGTTGCCTGCATCTTCATTTCAACCATATCTTTTGTCAAATCGCAATGATTTTGGACTTGGCATTCAAAAAGGTTATGGTTTATAAGATCTTAAAGCAAGTCGGCCATGTGCCAGATTAAACCTAAGGAAATAAATGTGAACATCTGGATGACCCTTAAAAAGGCATTGGATCTATACCCTGAAAAGATTGGCGTCGTCGACGGCAACCGATCGTATACCTATCGGCAGGTCGCAGAACGCGTGGCCGGGTTGGCCCGCTATTTCCAAAAACAAAGAATTCAACCGCAAGATCGCATCTCTGTTCTTGAGGTCAATTCGCATGCTTATCTGGAAACCTATTATGCCGCAGCCGGGATAGGTGCTATTGTTAATCCGCTCAATTACCGCCTTTCCGCCCGGGAGGTAGCTTTTATTTTAAACGATGCCGGCAGCCGCTGGTTAATTGCCGCCTCGCGTTTTGCAGATGTCGTCCAAGGCGTATTAAAAGAAGGTGTACCTCTCGAAGGAATTGTCTGGATTGGCGACCCGCCGGAAGCGTCATTTCCGCTTCAATGCCACGGCTACGAAGATGCCATTTCTACGAGTGTCGGGATTTTTGAGCCGGTACCGGTTGAAGAGGACCAAGTGGCGCATCTGTACTATACCAGCGGCACTACCGGGCGCCCCAAAGGGGTCATGCTCACGCATAAGAATGTGTGCAGCCACTCCCTGGGAACGATCGCCGAACTGAAACTGGTGGACACCGATGTCTGGGGCCATATTGCACCCATGTTTCACCTGGCAGATGCCTGGGCAACATTTGCCATAACTTGGGTTGGCGCACGGCATGTGATGCTCGATCAATTTGAGGCTGAAGCCGTAATGGCCACCATCGAAAAACGAAAGATAACGCTGAGCAATTTAATCCCCACCATGCTCAACCTGATGATCAAACACCCGCGGGTGGCCGAATATGATTTTTCCAGCCTGCGGGAAATCCTGAGCGGAGGCGCTCCGATTGCGCCTGAGCTCGTCAGGAGCATTATGGAAACCCTTGGCTGCGATTACATCCAAACTTACGGCATGACGGAGACCAGTCCGTATTTGACCTTCAGCATTTTAAAAGCCCATTTGAAGACCCTGCCACCTGATGCGCAATTGAAATATAAATCCAAGACAGGCCGGCCGGCGATCGGGGTGGAGCTTAAAGTTGTGGACGAGCAAGGGACGCCGATTGCGGCGGATGAGCAACAGGTTGGGGAGATTTGGGTGCGGGGGGATACCATCACACCCGGCTACTGGTATCAGCCCGAGGAAACCGCCAATGCTTTTACCGATGGATGGCTGCGCACCGGCGATCTGGCCACTCTGGATTCGGAGGGCTATGTCAACATTGTGGATCGTAAAAAGGACATGATTGTCACCGGCGGGGAAAACGTGTACTCCACCGAAGTTGAAAACGTGCTGTACATGCATCCCAAGATTCTGGAAGCTGCTGTTTTTGGCGTGCCGGATGAACGCTGGGGAGAGGCCGTTAACGCCGCTGTTGTTCTCAGAGCCGGTGAGACCGCCACCGCAGATGAAATTATTGCCTTTTGCAAAACGCATCAGGCCGCCTACAAAGCCCCCAAAGCCATTGTTTTTTTGGAAGAACTACCCAAAACGGGATCCGGAAAAATCTATAAAAAAGGCCTGCGCGATCCTTACCTGCAAAAAAGGGCGGACAAGTGATTTATTTGCGGGTGCGCACAGCATAGGCTCGCGGGGTTCGGGATTGCCAGTCTCTGGTCCCTCGGCTGAAATCGAAAAGGCTTGATGACGGCCCATCATCCTGTTCAGCTGTCCAAACCCACCAGCTCACAGTTTCCAGCAGCGGGGTTATATTGCGTTTCCCCTTTCCTTCTTGAAAAAGTGTTTCGAGCTCTTTGCTTGTGGGCATTCTCCAACCACTGCCATCTATATCAAGGCCCCTTGCCCAATCGTTGGCTTCATCCCAATTCATGATTTTGCCAGGCCCCGCTATCCATTCTAGACCTGTATTAGAGTCAACCACGACCCCGTTTTCATATTTTACATAGGGATCATCGCGATCAATAATTTGGGAATCTCCATCCATCTTGCGACCTCCTTTTAATGATTTTAACTGCGAAAATAAGATGGGGATGGTTTATGGAAACGCAAGTCGCGATAAGAAATGGTGTTTGATTATAAAACTGGAGAAGCGGTTCTGCCAGTTGCACCCGTATGGACTGGGACGCTGTCATGTATTGTCTTCAACCGGCTAATCCACCACAGGCGGACAAGCGGGTAACGGGCTCAACCTATAAACCATTCAGGTTGTCCCGTTGAGTCCGCCATCGGCGGATTGAGCCCGATAAGAAGGGTAATCATTCAGGTATCATCTTTAACCGGCAAGCGGGCCAACGGGTAACGGACTCAACCAATAACAGAATACATTTTTAAGATAGGTTTTAGTCGTTAACATGCTTTACCAAATGCCCCAGCTCAGGAAAAATCAGCCGGGTGCAGGCCAGCTTGCAGGCAGCGAGACTACCAGGCATGCAAAACACAACCGTGTTGCCGATAACCCCGGCCGTGGCACGGGACATGATGGCGGCGGAGTCGATCTCCTCCATGCTGAGTTTGGCAAACAGCGGGCCAAATGCACTCAGCTCCTTGGTAAATAGTGGGTTAACGGCTTCGATGGTCACATCCTTTTTGGTGATCCCAGTACCACCGCTTAAAAGAACCACCGCGGGATTTGCTTTTAAAATACCATCTTTCAGGGTGTCTGCAATTTCATCGGCTTCATCGGGGATTACCTTGTGAAAAACAATCTTATGTCCCTTTTTTTCAGCCTGCTGACGGATCCATTTGCCGCTGGTATCATTATCTAATGTGCGGGTGGTGGAAACCGTTATGATACCCAGGTCTACGGACGCGGGTGCCTGTTTTTTATGGTCTTTTACGCTCATGTTTAAAAAATTGGATTAATGCAGTAGTGGTCTACAGGAGTAATGGTTCTGATAGATGATAATAGCCTCTTGTTGTATATGTACATCATGATATATTTTTGGATCAAGAAATATATTATAGGTTAATACAGTGATTCAGCAAACCCCCTGATTATACCTTGATTTTGGTTCTCTTTTTTCTTAAGCTGAAATGTTATAGAAACATATTAGAATAAATTTACGTAACCTGAGCCGGTCATGTCATTTTCTTTCAGGCGCTATGATAAGCGTGTTGCCTGGTGGCCTGATATTTGGGATTAATCAACGCTGTTCCTGAATTAAAAGCCTGGATGCCGATCATCCCAAATATCAGGCCACCAGGTAGCATTTAGGTAATTTGCCAGAATAGCGCCTTCCAGAAAAAACATGACCTTTTTTGACATTGAAATAACAAAAAATCATGACATCGAAGAGCAAATTCCCCTGCACAGGGGTAATCCTGTCCGGTGGTCTGGCCAATCGCTATGAGGGGACCGAAAAGGCCCTACTGATGGTTGGCGGGATTCGGATACTGGATCGATTATACCACATTTATCAGGAGTTGTTTGACGAAATTATTCTGGTCACCAACAGCCCGCATAAATTTTTAGAATGGGATCTGCTGATTGTATCAGACCTTTTCCCGATTCGCAGCTCTCTGACCGGAATTCATGCCGGCCTTTTTTACGCGACGAATCCGTATGCCTTTATTTCAGCCTGTGATACGCCTTTTCTGAAAAGGGAAATGGTTGAAACCATCATCGGAAAAATTGAAGCCCAAATCGATATTGTGATGCCCGAAACCTCCGCCGGGTTTGAGCCCCTTTGCGCGGTCTACTCCAAACGCTGTCTTGAAGCCGCACAAAACCACCTGGAGCGCAAAAAATTAAAAATTACCAAAACATTTCGCAAGAGCCGAATCAAAACCGTTTCAGAGAAGGCATTGCGTAAAATAGATCCCGAACTGCAGTCATTTTTCAACATAAATACGCCTGAGGATTTAGCGCGTGCGGAGGAGATGGCCGAAGGATAAGTTTTCAGATGACAGATAGAGCCCATCATTTTCCATTTTTACCATCTGTTCTCTGTCGTTTGACACTGACACCTGCTTGCCGCGGCGTAGCCCGACAGGGCGAAGACGGGACACCTGAAACCAAATGCATTACCCTGAATGCTCTGTGAGCTCAGGGATTAAAAGATTATAAGGAAGAACTATGCCTAAACTTACCCACATTGATGAAGAGGGCCGGGTCCGGATGGTGGATGTCACCGATAAAAAAGCCACGGTACGAACGGCCGTGGCCGGTGGGATAATCTCTATGAACCCGGAAACATTTGCTTTGATTCAAAACCAGAAAGTCAAAAAAGGCAATGTCCTTGAAACCGCCCGCATTGCCGGTGTGATGGCTGCCAAAAAGACCGCAGAGCTCATCCCCATGTGCCACCCGTTGAACATTACCCATATCCAGGTTGACTTTTCGCCTGATGACGCTAAAAACTGCATTGGCATTGAAGCCTCCGTGCGAGCCATCGATCAGACAGGTGTTGAAATGGAAGCCATCACCGCAGTCTCGGTTGCGGCGCTGACGATTTATGATATGTGCAAAGCCACTGATAAAGAAATGACGATCACCAAAATCCAGCTTTTAAAAAAAACCGGCGGTAAAAGCGGTACCTACGTTCGCAAAGGATGAAAATATTGATGAAATTTTACCTGTTTATAAATACCAAATCCGCACTGGCATTATTCCTTGCCCTTGCGGTCTTAATGGCCGGCTGTCCGGCGCCGATTAAAAAGCCATCGGAAGAAGCGTCAATGGTCCGCCGATCCAGTTTTTCATACCCGGATTTTCATGATGATCTGGAAATGGATGGTCTGGAGCACAGCATTTTAAAAAGTCTAGAATACCTGGAAAGGATACCGGCCGATCGAACGTTTACATTTGGTGAAGACCAATTTGATGCAGTCCATCTGAAAAAATCATTGCAGTATTTTCTGGACTTTATCCACACCAGCCCCACCAGCAAGCAACTGGAACGCTTCATCCGCGATAACTACATCGTTTATCAATCCATCGGCAGGGATCAAAAAGGGGAAGTTTTGTTCACCGGTTATTACGAACCGCATTTAAGTGGTCGTTTAGACAGAAACGAGGAATTTCAATATCCCCTTTACGCGCTGCCAATGGATCTGATGAAAATCGACCTTTCCCCTTTTAGCGAAAAATTCAAAGGACAAAGCATTGTGGGGCGCTACACCGATAACACGGTGGTTCCGTACTTTGACCGCCAGGAAATTGAGGAAGAAAATGCACTGGCCGGCAGAGCTGAGCCCCTGGTATGGGTGAACGATCCGGTTGATGTGTTTTTTCTGCAGATCCAGGGTTCTGGCAAAGTATTTCTGGATACCGGTGAGGTTATCAATGTCCATTACCATGGCAGCAATGGCCGGCCGTACCGCAGCATTGGGAAGCTTTTGATTGATGAGCAAAAAATCCCCCGTGAGGAAATGTCGATGCAAAAAATCCGGTCCTATTTGCAGGAGCATCCGGAGGAAATGGCGTCGGTGTTTAACTATAACCCCAGTTATGTCTTTTTCAAGATAGAGCCTGAAGGCCCACTCGGCTCCCTGAATGTCCTGCTGACACCGGGGCGCTCCATTGCTCTGGACAGGCGCATCTTTCCATATGCGACCCTGGCGTATATTGAAACCCAGAAACCGGTGGTCAACAGCACCGGTCAAATTGACCGCTGGGTGGATTTTCAACGGTTTGTCCTTAACCAGGATACCGGAGGTGCCATTCGGGGGCCGGGACGCGCCGATGTTTTCTGGGGTAACGGACCTTATGCTGAAATTGCCGCCGGACATCTGGCGCATGTCGGGCAGTTGTATTTTTTGATTTTAAAACCTGAAAGACCAAAAGAATAGATTAATTAACGCGTATTGGAGTACTGGAGTGATGACGATAAGATGCTTTAGGACCCATCCGATAAGGGGTTATCCTTGACACTTATACCTAAAATCAGTACTTAAAGAATTTTTCAGCAATATTTAGAACCCCTAAAAAGGGAGTCAGAGACAACAAATGTTTGGCATCGGCATGCCCGAATTGCTTTTGCTGCTGGCGATTGCGCTGATC
Proteins encoded in this region:
- a CDS encoding MogA/MoaB family molybdenum cofactor biosynthesis protein, translated to MSVKDHKKQAPASVDLGIITVSTTRTLDNDTSGKWIRQQAEKKGHKIVFHKVIPDEADEIADTLKDGILKANPAVVLLSGGTGITKKDVTIEAVNPLFTKELSAFGPLFAKLSMEEIDSAAIMSRATAGVIGNTVVFCMPGSLAACKLACTRLIFPELGHLVKHVND
- a CDS encoding PEP/pyruvate-binding domain-containing protein translates to MALEIESFAEDFDPRFKLFHELMALKVRDILLVSTPYDAWILEEDCRLSERIINEYRGLNLSNPPRFTWVSKAQEALAMLNLKKFDMVITMSQLADMDVFTLGEEIKKKAPDLPVVLLAHDSLPSPAQKCLLDFSRPPGIDQCFVWSGNTDILVALVKSAEDRLNVEHDAGFAGIRVILFVEDSPTYISSLLPVLYKELVSQTQAIMEYRHHEEHKLLTMRARPKILVAESFEDALRLFKKFEPYILGVISDVRFPRNGVLDENAGVTFLLQIKKERFDIPLLLTSSESSNAEKAKDIPAAFVDKNSPSLHAEVRSFFVDQLGFGDFVFRKPDGREITRAHNLRKFEELLATVPEDSFVHHCSRNDLSRWLFARTEIVLASKIRPLRYDDFASVESHRNYLISMIQSWRQRRQKGVVIDFDSGDFDPSTEFFKIGKGSLGGKARGLAFIANLLQRLPAIQKKFEDVSILVPQTLVVTTEGFDAFIEENNLKELAKSDIPDEEIAQIFQGANFPSWIADQLRAYLEHIDYPLAVRSSSLLEDAQFRAYAGLYRTYMLPNDHADLDTRLYQLINAIKLVYASTYFRDPKAFSKRVGHRTEEEKMAVIIQQLVGEQYGQFFYPTISGVAQSHNYYPFAKMKPEEGIATVALGLGKTVMEGEKALRFSPKYPQLLPQRSIVDDILENSQQYFYALNMAGDAPEVGILEDANLAKRDVSDADDEAPVKLLASTYIPEEHRIRDSAHMPGYRVLTFAQVLKFGQFPLAEILVDALDLGQEGMGCPVELEFSIHMSAKPKQKSEFAFLQLRPMTARAELLQVEISPDELARSFCVSSHALGNAEKEDMADILYVKPDEFDTAKTPQIAREIGELNAGLLSDSRKYLLVGPGRWGSADRWLGIPVSWAEICGVGAMVETNSEKLKADPSQGSHFFHNITTLGITYATVLEGDTDFIDWDWLTAQPVANETAHVAHIRLHEPFNLKVDGRTSKCVMYIKR
- a CDS encoding DUF1566 domain-containing protein, with protein sequence MDGDSQIIDRDDPYVKYENGVVVDSNTGLEWIAGPGKIMNWDEANDWARGLDIDGSGWRMPTSKELETLFQEGKGKRNITPLLETVSWWVWTAEQDDGPSSSLFDFSRGTRDWQSRTPRAYAVRTRK
- a CDS encoding MltA domain-containing protein, whose translation is MKFYLFINTKSALALFLALAVLMAGCPAPIKKPSEEASMVRRSSFSYPDFHDDLEMDGLEHSILKSLEYLERIPADRTFTFGEDQFDAVHLKKSLQYFLDFIHTSPTSKQLERFIRDNYIVYQSIGRDQKGEVLFTGYYEPHLSGRLDRNEEFQYPLYALPMDLMKIDLSPFSEKFKGQSIVGRYTDNTVVPYFDRQEIEEENALAGRAEPLVWVNDPVDVFFLQIQGSGKVFLDTGEVINVHYHGSNGRPYRSIGKLLIDEQKIPREEMSMQKIRSYLQEHPEEMASVFNYNPSYVFFKIEPEGPLGSLNVLLTPGRSIALDRRIFPYATLAYIETQKPVVNSTGQIDRWVDFQRFVLNQDTGGAIRGPGRADVFWGNGPYAEIAAGHLAHVGQLYFLILKPERPKE
- the moaC gene encoding cyclic pyranopterin monophosphate synthase MoaC, encoding MPKLTHIDEEGRVRMVDVTDKKATVRTAVAGGIISMNPETFALIQNQKVKKGNVLETARIAGVMAAKKTAELIPMCHPLNITHIQVDFSPDDAKNCIGIEASVRAIDQTGVEMEAITAVSVAALTIYDMCKATDKEMTITKIQLLKKTGGKSGTYVRKG
- a CDS encoding molybdenum cofactor guanylyltransferase, whose amino-acid sequence is MTSKSKFPCTGVILSGGLANRYEGTEKALLMVGGIRILDRLYHIYQELFDEIILVTNSPHKFLEWDLLIVSDLFPIRSSLTGIHAGLFYATNPYAFISACDTPFLKREMVETIIGKIEAQIDIVMPETSAGFEPLCAVYSKRCLEAAQNHLERKKLKITKTFRKSRIKTVSEKALRKIDPELQSFFNINTPEDLARAEEMAEG
- a CDS encoding long-chain-fatty-acid--CoA ligase, with product MNIWMTLKKALDLYPEKIGVVDGNRSYTYRQVAERVAGLARYFQKQRIQPQDRISVLEVNSHAYLETYYAAAGIGAIVNPLNYRLSAREVAFILNDAGSRWLIAASRFADVVQGVLKEGVPLEGIVWIGDPPEASFPLQCHGYEDAISTSVGIFEPVPVEEDQVAHLYYTSGTTGRPKGVMLTHKNVCSHSLGTIAELKLVDTDVWGHIAPMFHLADAWATFAITWVGARHVMLDQFEAEAVMATIEKRKITLSNLIPTMLNLMIKHPRVAEYDFSSLREILSGGAPIAPELVRSIMETLGCDYIQTYGMTETSPYLTFSILKAHLKTLPPDAQLKYKSKTGRPAIGVELKVVDEQGTPIAADEQQVGEIWVRGDTITPGYWYQPEETANAFTDGWLRTGDLATLDSEGYVNIVDRKKDMIVTGGENVYSTEVENVLYMHPKILEAAVFGVPDERWGEAVNAAVVLRAGETATADEIIAFCKTHQAAYKAPKAIVFLEELPKTGSGKIYKKGLRDPYLQKRADK